The Tepidibacter aestuarii genome contains a region encoding:
- a CDS encoding quinolinate synthase NadA codes for MNDKNMIDEIIKIKEEKGIKIFAHNYQNYEVQQIADYVGDYLQLIEASKESDCKAIISCGVKSLAETLKTVSDKNIVMPVSEAVCPMNKKINIDELVSFKNMHPQFTIVSSLNSQVELKAISDICVPTSKAVEIIEKLDSENILFVSDMNLGNYISKKVKNKNIMSWTAYCNIHDKVTKQEVINMKEKHPNVPIIVHTQCREDVIKLADYAGSTSQIIEYVKNLKDKKVIIGTETGILHVLRRLNKDKKFDLLSPSLICMDMKKTSLDDVYRCMTDDTGEIIKIDEDIRLKALNSIDNMMKYL; via the coding sequence ATGAATGATAAAAATATGATAGATGAGATAATAAAGATAAAAGAAGAAAAAGGCATAAAAATATTTGCACATAACTATCAAAATTATGAGGTGCAACAGATTGCAGATTATGTAGGAGATTATTTACAGCTAATTGAAGCATCTAAAGAGAGTGATTGCAAAGCTATAATTTCATGTGGAGTTAAAAGCTTAGCTGAAACATTAAAAACTGTATCTGATAAAAATATAGTTATGCCAGTTTCTGAAGCTGTATGTCCTATGAATAAAAAAATAAACATTGATGAATTAGTAAGCTTTAAAAACATGCATCCTCAATTTACTATAGTATCAAGTCTTAACTCTCAAGTAGAATTAAAAGCAATATCAGATATATGTGTACCAACATCAAAGGCAGTTGAGATAATAGAAAAATTAGATAGCGAAAATATATTATTTGTTTCTGATATGAATCTAGGTAATTATATATCTAAAAAAGTTAAAAATAAAAATATAATGTCATGGACTGCATACTGTAATATACATGATAAGGTTACTAAACAAGAAGTAATAAATATGAAAGAAAAACATCCAAATGTACCTATAATAGTTCATACGCAATGTAGGGAAGATGTTATAAAACTTGCCGATTATGCAGGATCTACATCTCAAATAATAGAATATGTCAAAAATTTAAAAGATAAGAAGGTAATAATAGGAACAGAAACGGGAATACTTCATGTATTAAGAAGATTAAATAAAGACAAAAAGTTTGATCTACTATCTCCAAGTCTTATATGCATGGATATGAAAAAAACATCATTAGATGATGTGTATAGATGTATGACTGATGACACAGGAGAAATTATAAAAATAGATGAGGATATAAGATTAAAGGCATTAAATAGCATAGACAATATGATGAAATACTTATAA